A stretch of the Dioscorea cayenensis subsp. rotundata cultivar TDr96_F1 chromosome 4, TDr96_F1_v2_PseudoChromosome.rev07_lg8_w22 25.fasta, whole genome shotgun sequence genome encodes the following:
- the LOC120259586 gene encoding uncharacterized protein LOC120259586, which yields MAPPPSSSSKNWKSIAARIYFLLIILQIPLFRVPCRSGICTTPIQVTSSQLVANEIFPPAVVKALLYPGAIANGLFTNMTIPRWNNLFNMYNLTEAKNASAVVDLQRLEVLAGSYFAVAGALVSVINPGRMSMFGTLLVVWGLVKEGILGKPVNTDPNTAVYVYPTMLVAVICAVVSIKYKEKKTLAESQARPIAKPLQSSVKSKLK from the exons CCTCTTCCTCCAAGAACTGGAAATCCATCGCCGCTCGCATCTATttcctcctcatcatcctccaaATCCCTCTTTTCAG AGTTCCTTGCAGGTCAGGGATATGCACAACACCAATACAGGTCACATCTTCACAATTAGTTGCAAATGAAATATTTCCCCCGGCAGTCGTGAAGGCTCTCCTCTACCCCGGAGCAATTGCAAATGGACTTTTCACTAACATGACCATTCCAAGATGGAATAATCTGTTCAACATGTACAACCTTACTGAAGCTAAAAACGCATCAGCAGTTGTTGATCTCCAACGGCTTGAG GTTCTTGCTGGCAGCTATTTCGCAGTTGCAGGAGCGCTTGTCAGTGTAATAAATCCAGGGAGGATGAGCATGTTCGGAACTCTGTTGGTGGTATGGGGCCTTGTGAAAGAAGGGATTCTTGGAAAGCCGGTTAACACAGATCCAAATACAGCGGTTTATGTATACCCGACAATGTTGGTTGCAGTAATTTGCGCTGTTGTCTCAATAAAgtataaagagaaaaaaacattggCGGAAAGCCAGGCCCGGCCTATTGCAAAACCATTACAGAGCTCAGTAAAGTCAAAACTCAAGTAA
- the LOC120259587 gene encoding zinc finger Ran-binding domain-containing protein 2-like, translating into MSGKNSRVERNTSTTKGSMERVGDWYCISCGSRVHNFAWRSACINCGSLRDSSLMLDAPMRPAWRSGDWICNKPGCNEHNYARRTECIRCNTPRE; encoded by the exons ATGAGCGGTAAAAATAGCAGAGTTGAGAGAAATACCAGCACAACAAAAGGATCCATGGAGAGAGTTGGAGACTGGTACTGCATATCATGTGGCAGTAGAGTTCACAACTTTGCCTGGCGCTCAGCCTGCATCAACTGTGGCTCTCTCCGTGACAGCTCCCTCATGTTAGACGCTCCCATGCGCCCTGCCTGGAGATCTGGTGACTGGATTTGCAACAA GCCTGGTTGCAATGAGCACAACTATGCTCGCAGGACAGAGTGCATTAGATGCAATACTCCCCGGGAGTAA
- the LOC120259272 gene encoding uncharacterized protein LOC120259272 isoform X4: MSLTGVKMSEEVWLTCLTHALSTETEEIMGLLLGDIKYSNGGNATALIWGASPQMRSDRRKDRVETNPELLAAASAQAEKMTLTTGRTTRVIGWYHSHPHITVLPSHVDVRTQAMYQLLEAGFIGLIFSCFSEDAQKVGRIQVIAFQSLNGKEMHVTPFSTSSIIEDTADSRETKAIKEDASWSLLLVGGGSSALEDSYSHSDVNYSGKQRDRGNSLVAYGGDSTFDTLADTDSMDMTPSMQEALHRSNLEVSGAEYVRKEVPLKVVPATSLLKLEHPLNSFTDLQEVLFKEEQAAYKEAVSHNIQDGKIHPLTFIHHNSTYQATLCKLMEYCLSPAISALQDTLKENEIRLSILMKEAKSLETEGHGRENESSFGSPRRASRRRAF; the protein is encoded by the exons ATGTCGTTGACGGGCGTGAAGATGTCGGAGGAGGTCTGGCTCACTTGCCTCACCCACGCATTGAGCACCGAGACCGAGGAGATCATGGGACTTCTCCTCGGGGACATTAAA TACTCAAATGGTGGTAATGCAACTGCTTTAATCTGGGGTGCCTCCCCACAGATGCGGTCTGATCGTCGCAAAGACCGAGTGGAGACTAATCCTGAATTGCTGGCTGCAGCATCTGCACAAGCTGAG AAGATGACACTGACAACAGGAAGAACAACACGAGTGATTGGATGGTACCACTCTCATCCTCATATCACTGTACTTCCATCTCATGTAG ATGTTCGTACACAAGCAATGTATCAACTGCTGGAAGCTGGTTTCATTGGGCTAATATTTTCTTGCTTTAGTGAGGATGCTCAGAAA GTTGGGAGGATTCAGGTCATTGCATTTCAATCCCTGAACGGAAAAGAGATGCATGTTACACCTTTTAGCACCAGTTCAATCATAGAG GACACTGCAGATTCAAGAGAGACCAAAGCTATAAAG GAGGATGCTAGTTGGTCTCTGCTTCTG GTTGGGGGAGGATCTTCAGCATTGGAGGATTCTTATTCTCATTCCGACGTCAATTATTCAGGGAAGCAGAGAGATAGAGGAAATTCTCTTGTAGCATATGGTGGTGATAGCACATTCGACACATTAGCGGATACAGATTCTATGGACATGACACCAAGCATGCAGGAAGCTTTGCACCGATCAAATCTGGAAGTGAG TGGTGCAGAGTATGTTAGGAAGGAAGTACCACTCAAAGTTGTGCCAGCTACTTCACTGCTAAAGCTTGAACATCCTTTAAACTCATTCACAGATTTGCAAGAAGTATTGTTCAAAGAGGAACAGGCAGCATATAAAGAAGCTGTTTCACATAATATACA AGACGGGAAAATACACCCTCTTACTTTCATTCATCACAATTCGACCTACCAGGCCACACTGTGCAAGTTGATGGAATATTG TTTAAGCCCGGCGATAAGTGCACTACAAGACACTTTGAAGGAAAACGAAATTCGG TTATCTATATTGATGAAGGAGGCCAAGTCATTGGAAACTGAAGGCCACGGCCGGGAGAACGAGTCAAGCTTCGGATCTCCACGGCGTGCCAGCCGGAGGAGGGCGTTTTGA
- the LOC120259272 gene encoding uncharacterized protein LOC120259272 isoform X2 codes for MSLTGVKMSEEVWLTCLTHALSTETEEIMGLLLGDIKYSNGGNATALIWGASPQMRSDRRKDRVETNPELLAAASAQAEKMTLTTGRTTRVIGWYHSHPHITVLPSHVDVRTQAMYQLLEAGFIGLIFSCFSEDAQKVGRIQVIAFQSLNGKEMHVTPFSTSSIIEVDSSRSSTVNTPRSGSSFIQFFEQDTADSRETKAIKEDASWSLLLVGGGSSALEDSYSHSDVNYSGKQRDRGNSLVAYGGDSTFDTLADTDSMDMTPSMQEALHRSNLEVSGAEYVRKEVPLKVVPATSLLKLEHPLNSFTDLQEVLFKEEQAAYKEAVSHNIQDGKIHPLTFIHHNSTYQATLCKLMEYCLSPAISALQDTLKENEIREAKSLETEGHGRENESSFGSPRRASRRRAF; via the exons ATGTCGTTGACGGGCGTGAAGATGTCGGAGGAGGTCTGGCTCACTTGCCTCACCCACGCATTGAGCACCGAGACCGAGGAGATCATGGGACTTCTCCTCGGGGACATTAAA TACTCAAATGGTGGTAATGCAACTGCTTTAATCTGGGGTGCCTCCCCACAGATGCGGTCTGATCGTCGCAAAGACCGAGTGGAGACTAATCCTGAATTGCTGGCTGCAGCATCTGCACAAGCTGAG AAGATGACACTGACAACAGGAAGAACAACACGAGTGATTGGATGGTACCACTCTCATCCTCATATCACTGTACTTCCATCTCATGTAG ATGTTCGTACACAAGCAATGTATCAACTGCTGGAAGCTGGTTTCATTGGGCTAATATTTTCTTGCTTTAGTGAGGATGCTCAGAAA GTTGGGAGGATTCAGGTCATTGCATTTCAATCCCTGAACGGAAAAGAGATGCATGTTACACCTTTTAGCACCAGTTCAATCATAGAGGTAGATTCATCTCGGAGTTCCACTGTGAATACGCCCAGGTCGGGTTCCTCATTCATTCAATTCTTTGAACAGGACACTGCAGATTCAAGAGAGACCAAAGCTATAAAG GAGGATGCTAGTTGGTCTCTGCTTCTG GTTGGGGGAGGATCTTCAGCATTGGAGGATTCTTATTCTCATTCCGACGTCAATTATTCAGGGAAGCAGAGAGATAGAGGAAATTCTCTTGTAGCATATGGTGGTGATAGCACATTCGACACATTAGCGGATACAGATTCTATGGACATGACACCAAGCATGCAGGAAGCTTTGCACCGATCAAATCTGGAAGTGAG TGGTGCAGAGTATGTTAGGAAGGAAGTACCACTCAAAGTTGTGCCAGCTACTTCACTGCTAAAGCTTGAACATCCTTTAAACTCATTCACAGATTTGCAAGAAGTATTGTTCAAAGAGGAACAGGCAGCATATAAAGAAGCTGTTTCACATAATATACA AGACGGGAAAATACACCCTCTTACTTTCATTCATCACAATTCGACCTACCAGGCCACACTGTGCAAGTTGATGGAATATTG TTTAAGCCCGGCGATAAGTGCACTACAAGACACTTTGAAGGAAAACGAAATTCGG GAGGCCAAGTCATTGGAAACTGAAGGCCACGGCCGGGAGAACGAGTCAAGCTTCGGATCTCCACGGCGTGCCAGCCGGAGGAGGGCGTTTTGA
- the LOC120259272 gene encoding uncharacterized protein LOC120259272 isoform X1 encodes MSLTGVKMSEEVWLTCLTHALSTETEEIMGLLLGDIKYSNGGNATALIWGASPQMRSDRRKDRVETNPELLAAASAQAEKMTLTTGRTTRVIGWYHSHPHITVLPSHVDVRTQAMYQLLEAGFIGLIFSCFSEDAQKVGRIQVIAFQSLNGKEMHVTPFSTSSIIEVDSSRSSTVNTPRSGSSFIQFFEQDTADSRETKAIKEDASWSLLLVGGGSSALEDSYSHSDVNYSGKQRDRGNSLVAYGGDSTFDTLADTDSMDMTPSMQEALHRSNLEVSGAEYVRKEVPLKVVPATSLLKLEHPLNSFTDLQEVLFKEEQAAYKEAVSHNIQDGKIHPLTFIHHNSTYQATLCKLMEYCLSPAISALQDTLKENEIRLSILMKEAKSLETEGHGRENESSFGSPRRASRRRAF; translated from the exons ATGTCGTTGACGGGCGTGAAGATGTCGGAGGAGGTCTGGCTCACTTGCCTCACCCACGCATTGAGCACCGAGACCGAGGAGATCATGGGACTTCTCCTCGGGGACATTAAA TACTCAAATGGTGGTAATGCAACTGCTTTAATCTGGGGTGCCTCCCCACAGATGCGGTCTGATCGTCGCAAAGACCGAGTGGAGACTAATCCTGAATTGCTGGCTGCAGCATCTGCACAAGCTGAG AAGATGACACTGACAACAGGAAGAACAACACGAGTGATTGGATGGTACCACTCTCATCCTCATATCACTGTACTTCCATCTCATGTAG ATGTTCGTACACAAGCAATGTATCAACTGCTGGAAGCTGGTTTCATTGGGCTAATATTTTCTTGCTTTAGTGAGGATGCTCAGAAA GTTGGGAGGATTCAGGTCATTGCATTTCAATCCCTGAACGGAAAAGAGATGCATGTTACACCTTTTAGCACCAGTTCAATCATAGAGGTAGATTCATCTCGGAGTTCCACTGTGAATACGCCCAGGTCGGGTTCCTCATTCATTCAATTCTTTGAACAGGACACTGCAGATTCAAGAGAGACCAAAGCTATAAAG GAGGATGCTAGTTGGTCTCTGCTTCTG GTTGGGGGAGGATCTTCAGCATTGGAGGATTCTTATTCTCATTCCGACGTCAATTATTCAGGGAAGCAGAGAGATAGAGGAAATTCTCTTGTAGCATATGGTGGTGATAGCACATTCGACACATTAGCGGATACAGATTCTATGGACATGACACCAAGCATGCAGGAAGCTTTGCACCGATCAAATCTGGAAGTGAG TGGTGCAGAGTATGTTAGGAAGGAAGTACCACTCAAAGTTGTGCCAGCTACTTCACTGCTAAAGCTTGAACATCCTTTAAACTCATTCACAGATTTGCAAGAAGTATTGTTCAAAGAGGAACAGGCAGCATATAAAGAAGCTGTTTCACATAATATACA AGACGGGAAAATACACCCTCTTACTTTCATTCATCACAATTCGACCTACCAGGCCACACTGTGCAAGTTGATGGAATATTG TTTAAGCCCGGCGATAAGTGCACTACAAGACACTTTGAAGGAAAACGAAATTCGG TTATCTATATTGATGAAGGAGGCCAAGTCATTGGAAACTGAAGGCCACGGCCGGGAGAACGAGTCAAGCTTCGGATCTCCACGGCGTGCCAGCCGGAGGAGGGCGTTTTGA
- the LOC120259272 gene encoding uncharacterized protein LOC120259272 isoform X5 has translation MSLTGVKMSEEVWLTCLTHALSTETEEIMGLLLGDIKYSNGGNATALIWGASPQMRSDRRKDRVETNPELLAAASAQAEKMTLTTGRTTRVIGWYHSHPHITVLPSHVDVRTQAMYQLLEAGFIGLIFSCFSEDAQKVGRIQVIAFQSLNGKEMHVTPFSTSSIIEDTADSRETKAIKVGGGSSALEDSYSHSDVNYSGKQRDRGNSLVAYGGDSTFDTLADTDSMDMTPSMQEALHRSNLEVSGAEYVRKEVPLKVVPATSLLKLEHPLNSFTDLQEVLFKEEQAAYKEAVSHNIQDGKIHPLTFIHHNSTYQATLCKLMEYCLSPAISALQDTLKENEIRLSILMKEAKSLETEGHGRENESSFGSPRRASRRRAF, from the exons ATGTCGTTGACGGGCGTGAAGATGTCGGAGGAGGTCTGGCTCACTTGCCTCACCCACGCATTGAGCACCGAGACCGAGGAGATCATGGGACTTCTCCTCGGGGACATTAAA TACTCAAATGGTGGTAATGCAACTGCTTTAATCTGGGGTGCCTCCCCACAGATGCGGTCTGATCGTCGCAAAGACCGAGTGGAGACTAATCCTGAATTGCTGGCTGCAGCATCTGCACAAGCTGAG AAGATGACACTGACAACAGGAAGAACAACACGAGTGATTGGATGGTACCACTCTCATCCTCATATCACTGTACTTCCATCTCATGTAG ATGTTCGTACACAAGCAATGTATCAACTGCTGGAAGCTGGTTTCATTGGGCTAATATTTTCTTGCTTTAGTGAGGATGCTCAGAAA GTTGGGAGGATTCAGGTCATTGCATTTCAATCCCTGAACGGAAAAGAGATGCATGTTACACCTTTTAGCACCAGTTCAATCATAGAG GACACTGCAGATTCAAGAGAGACCAAAGCTATAAAG GTTGGGGGAGGATCTTCAGCATTGGAGGATTCTTATTCTCATTCCGACGTCAATTATTCAGGGAAGCAGAGAGATAGAGGAAATTCTCTTGTAGCATATGGTGGTGATAGCACATTCGACACATTAGCGGATACAGATTCTATGGACATGACACCAAGCATGCAGGAAGCTTTGCACCGATCAAATCTGGAAGTGAG TGGTGCAGAGTATGTTAGGAAGGAAGTACCACTCAAAGTTGTGCCAGCTACTTCACTGCTAAAGCTTGAACATCCTTTAAACTCATTCACAGATTTGCAAGAAGTATTGTTCAAAGAGGAACAGGCAGCATATAAAGAAGCTGTTTCACATAATATACA AGACGGGAAAATACACCCTCTTACTTTCATTCATCACAATTCGACCTACCAGGCCACACTGTGCAAGTTGATGGAATATTG TTTAAGCCCGGCGATAAGTGCACTACAAGACACTTTGAAGGAAAACGAAATTCGG TTATCTATATTGATGAAGGAGGCCAAGTCATTGGAAACTGAAGGCCACGGCCGGGAGAACGAGTCAAGCTTCGGATCTCCACGGCGTGCCAGCCGGAGGAGGGCGTTTTGA
- the LOC120259272 gene encoding uncharacterized protein LOC120259272 isoform X3 → MSLTGVKMSEEVWLTCLTHALSTETEEIMGLLLGDIKYSNGGNATALIWGASPQMRSDRRKDRVETNPELLAAASAQAEKMTLTTGRTTRVIGWYHSHPHITVLPSHVDVRTQAMYQLLEAGFIGLIFSCFSEDAQKVGRIQVIAFQSLNGKEMHVTPFSTSSIIEVDSSRSSTVNTPRSGSSFIQFFEQDTADSRETKAIKVGGGSSALEDSYSHSDVNYSGKQRDRGNSLVAYGGDSTFDTLADTDSMDMTPSMQEALHRSNLEVSGAEYVRKEVPLKVVPATSLLKLEHPLNSFTDLQEVLFKEEQAAYKEAVSHNIQDGKIHPLTFIHHNSTYQATLCKLMEYCLSPAISALQDTLKENEIRLSILMKEAKSLETEGHGRENESSFGSPRRASRRRAF, encoded by the exons ATGTCGTTGACGGGCGTGAAGATGTCGGAGGAGGTCTGGCTCACTTGCCTCACCCACGCATTGAGCACCGAGACCGAGGAGATCATGGGACTTCTCCTCGGGGACATTAAA TACTCAAATGGTGGTAATGCAACTGCTTTAATCTGGGGTGCCTCCCCACAGATGCGGTCTGATCGTCGCAAAGACCGAGTGGAGACTAATCCTGAATTGCTGGCTGCAGCATCTGCACAAGCTGAG AAGATGACACTGACAACAGGAAGAACAACACGAGTGATTGGATGGTACCACTCTCATCCTCATATCACTGTACTTCCATCTCATGTAG ATGTTCGTACACAAGCAATGTATCAACTGCTGGAAGCTGGTTTCATTGGGCTAATATTTTCTTGCTTTAGTGAGGATGCTCAGAAA GTTGGGAGGATTCAGGTCATTGCATTTCAATCCCTGAACGGAAAAGAGATGCATGTTACACCTTTTAGCACCAGTTCAATCATAGAGGTAGATTCATCTCGGAGTTCCACTGTGAATACGCCCAGGTCGGGTTCCTCATTCATTCAATTCTTTGAACAGGACACTGCAGATTCAAGAGAGACCAAAGCTATAAAG GTTGGGGGAGGATCTTCAGCATTGGAGGATTCTTATTCTCATTCCGACGTCAATTATTCAGGGAAGCAGAGAGATAGAGGAAATTCTCTTGTAGCATATGGTGGTGATAGCACATTCGACACATTAGCGGATACAGATTCTATGGACATGACACCAAGCATGCAGGAAGCTTTGCACCGATCAAATCTGGAAGTGAG TGGTGCAGAGTATGTTAGGAAGGAAGTACCACTCAAAGTTGTGCCAGCTACTTCACTGCTAAAGCTTGAACATCCTTTAAACTCATTCACAGATTTGCAAGAAGTATTGTTCAAAGAGGAACAGGCAGCATATAAAGAAGCTGTTTCACATAATATACA AGACGGGAAAATACACCCTCTTACTTTCATTCATCACAATTCGACCTACCAGGCCACACTGTGCAAGTTGATGGAATATTG TTTAAGCCCGGCGATAAGTGCACTACAAGACACTTTGAAGGAAAACGAAATTCGG TTATCTATATTGATGAAGGAGGCCAAGTCATTGGAAACTGAAGGCCACGGCCGGGAGAACGAGTCAAGCTTCGGATCTCCACGGCGTGCCAGCCGGAGGAGGGCGTTTTGA